A region of Oryctolagus cuniculus chromosome 3, mOryCun1.1, whole genome shotgun sequence DNA encodes the following proteins:
- the ASNSD1 gene encoding asparagine synthetase domain-containing protein 1, with protein sequence MCGICCFVSFSVEHCRKDLKEDLLCNLKRRGPDSSKQLLKCDTNYQCVFSGHVLHLRGVLTAQPVEDERGNVFLWNGEVFSGIKVEEIENDTQIMFNYLSSCKSESDIMSLFSEVQGPWSFIYYQASSHSLWFGRDFFGRRSLLWHFNDVDKSVCLSSVGLQTPGVANQWQEVPASGIFRIDLQSAAMAKHVRLQLYPWECISRENATEECDKSLTHASADLPMFVSVVANEAKLHLGTPVSPLNMTLPQAPLATHCSNISSVPPSRETLQVCLTDGHMKEVVEKFIDVLSVAVKRRVLCLQRDENPVPNGVLKTGDRKANVAILFSGGIDSMVIATLADRHIPLGEPIDLLNVAFVTKEKTVPSSRNKRTRKQKNHETPPEEFSEGTAARGAGSPDENYSVPDRVTGKAGLKELQAVNPSRMWNFVEINVSLEELQQLRRTQISHLVQPLDTVLDDSIGCAVWFASRGTGWLVTQGEVKSYQSSAKVVLTGIGADEQLAGYSRHRVRFQTRGPEALNREIAMELGRISSRNLGRDDRVIGDHGKEARFPFLDENVVSFLNSLPIWEKANLTLPRGIGEKLILRLAAVELGLTASALLPKRAMQFGSRIAKMENSNEKASDKCGRLRIISLENLSLEKEVKS encoded by the exons ATGTGTGGCATTTGCTGTTTTGTAAGCTTTTCTGTTGAACACTGTAGAAAAGATTTGAAAGAAGATTTACTATGTAATCTTAAACGCCGGGGTCCTGACAGCAGTAAACAGTTGTTAAAATGTGATACGAACTACCAGTGTGTGTTTTCCGGCCATGTCCTTCACTTGAGGGGTGTTTTGACTGCCCAGCCTGTGGAAGATGAACGAGGCAATGTGTTCCTATGGAATGGAGAAGTCTTTAGTGGAATAAAGGTTGAAGAAATAGAGAATGATACTCAAATTATGTTTAATTATCTTTCCTCTTGTAAGAGTGAATCTGATATTATGTCCCTCTTCTCAGAAGTCCAAGGTCCTTGGTCTTTTATATATTATCAAGCGTCTAGTCACAGTTTATGGTTTGGTAGGGATTTTTTTGGTCGCCGTAGTTTGCTTTGGCATTTTAATGATGTGGACAAGAGTGTCTGCCTCTCTTCAGTTGGCCTCCAGACACCTGGCGTGGCAAATCAGTGGCAAGAAGTTCCGGCATCCGGAATTTTCAGAATCGATCTCCAGTCTGCTGCCATGGCCAAACATGTGAGGTTGCAGTTGTATCCTTGGGAATGTATTTCTAGGGAGAACGCTACTGAAGAGTGCGATAAGAGCCTGACTCACGCTTCAGCAGACTTGCCGATGTTTGTATCAGTGGTGGCAAATGAAGCCAAGCTACATCTTGGAACGCCTGTTTCTCCTTTAAATATGACGTTGCCGCAAGCTCCATTGGCGACTCATTGCAGTAACATTTCCAGTGTCCCACCCTCAAGAGAGACCCTTCAGGTCTGCCTTACTGATGGACACATGAAAGAAGTAGTTGAGAAGTTCATTGATGTCCTTAGTGTCGCAGTCAAGAGACGTGTCTTGTGTTTACAGAGGGACGAAAACCCGGTACCAAATGGAGTTTTGAAGACGGGTGATAGGAAAGCAAATGTTGCGATCCTGTTTTCTGGAGGCATCGATTCCATGGTTATTGCTACCCTTGCTGATCGTCATATTCCTTTAGGCGAACCAATTGATCTCCTAAATGTAGCTTTCGTGACTAAAGAAAAGACCGTTCCAAGTAGCCGTAACAAAAGAACgaggaaacagaaaaatcatgAAACGCCTCCTGAGGAGTTCTCTGAAGGTACTGCTGCCCGTGGTGCTGGCAGTCCTGATGAGAACTACAGTGTACCAGATAGAGTCACAGGAAAGGCAGGACTCAAGGAACTGCAAGCTGTTAACCCTTCGCGAATGTGGAATTTTGTTGAAATTAATGTTTCTCTGGAAGAACTGCAACAATTAAGAAGAACTCAAATAAGTCACTTAGTTCAGCCCCTGGATACGGTTTTGGACGATAGCATTGGCTGTGCAGTCTGGTTTGCTTCCAGAGGAACTGGCTGGCTGGTGACTCAGGGTGAAGTGAAGTCCTATCAGAGCAGTGCAAAG GTAGTTCTCACTGGAATTGGTGCAGATGAGCAGCTTGCAGGTTATTCGCGTCATCGCGTTCGCTTCCAGACGCGCGGGCCGGAAGCACTGAATAGGGAAATAGCGATGGAACTGGGTCGAATTTCTTCCAGAAATCTCGGTCGTGATGACAGAGTAATTGGTGATCATGGAAAAGAAGCAAG ATTTCCCTTCCTGGATGAAAATGTTGTCTCCTTTCTGAATTCCCTACCCATCTGGGAAAAGGCCAACCTGACTCTACCCCGAGGAATTGGTGAGAAACTAATTTTACGTCTGGCAGCTGTGGAACTCGGCCTTACAGCCTCTGCTCTCCTGCCAAAGCGGGCCATGCAGTTTGGATCCAGAATTGCAAAGATGGAAAACAGTAATGAAAAGGCTTCTGATAAGTGTGGAAGGCTCCGGATTATTTCCTTAGAAAACCTTTCTTTGGAAAAGGAAGTTAAATCGTAA
- the ASDURF gene encoding ASNSD1 upstream open reading frame protein: MPGRGVHPEDSAVPVPAGGRTLHKEDLCNKIKEQKVVVDELSNLKKNRRVYRQQQNSNIFFLADRTEMLSESKNILDELKKEYQEIENSEKSSIKK, translated from the exons ATGCCCGGCCGGGGCGTGCACCCGGAGGACAGCGCTGTGCCGGTCCCCGCCGGCGGCCGGACCTTACACAAGGAGGATCTTTGCAACAAG attaaagaacaaaaagtCGTTGTGGATGAACTTTCTAACCTGAAGAAGAACAGG AGAGTATACAGGCAACAGCAGAACAGCAATATATTCTTCCTGGCAGACCGCACAGAGATGCTCTCTGAAAGCAAGA ATATATTGGATGAATTGAAAAAAGAAtaccaagaaatagaaaattctgaGAAGAGCAGTATCAAGAAATAG